tattacatatATTATAAAGCAAATACAAGCTaatacaagcagctgcagcactactgcaggcaatcaatatattattatgccatggctgcgacgatacaatcaaatacaagcggctgcagcactactgcaggcaattcaTATCTAAATATAAGCGGCATTGTGAGATTTGCTGACTCCTAAActcgtgaggttcttagcacacattttgatcaaaacatgtgagcccatctgccacgtcaaggcgacctcttgtagatgggacctacactacactaacctctctttaggcctatTGGGCTAACCCCTTCAAGTTCTCACTGTGGGAGGAGGGGAAAAGATTCAAGGAGGGACAAATGGAAGCATCTAACTGATGCTTGGGGTCTAAGTTGCAAGACATTTTTCCATCTATCTAGATGTctgggggtttgttttttgcaggacaattttTTAATtcgtttaccatataatgtacgggaAAACTGTACAATGTACATCAAACATGAGCTCAATGTATTCTGTAGGTCGATACgattgtgataccaaatttaagtAGCTCTTTGTTGGGCGACGTTTAAAATATGAAATatctttttaattaaaggggttgtccagccacacagggtaaaaatttttataatgctgctgctttcctttcagtaaggatagtaacacacagcatgcaggggctcaaaccggccggcagatcagctggaatgtcagtttcttaccttagaatctgatcttcactgcagctttcaaagatggcgcctctgtgctgccttctcacatgctctgcgctctccctcttctgtgtgcgcgctcccgatggcagtaagaggcatgaaaaggcaggatttcatggcctccctcagctcacgtcctagccccgcccacgagaCGCCCacatctattgaactgctctacagtctctccctgcccaggccccgcccctgctgcatactataatcagagggggtgtggccaggggagactgcgttatacactcatgtcaggataaattcctggcatgagtgtaaacagcagcacagtgtatagtgaatggagaggggctggggagagcccagagagaactctcctgcagccccccactgcaaggctaccttctgcccccccaccctgctaaagtgaaacaaaacatttccccacacacacatgccctcatagtgcccctcccacagcgacccccccctcacaatgaccccccccccacagtgcactctcccacagtgcccccctaatgatcccccacagtgccacaaacagtgccctctacagtactccctacacatgccccccagtgtcacccctacagtgccctccaaagtagcccccctcattccccccaaccacagcattctccacagtcccccctcaacagtgcccccccagtattcccccccccacagtgccctccgcagtaccccccctacacatgccacccccccagagtccccccccactgcactccaaagtagcccccctccacatgccccccatccacagcgtccctatacagtgccccccctgtgacctcccccacagagtccccctttacagtgcccacacacaagtacactaacagcacccccccctcccccctccccccaggacttctgacagccgggtctcctgacattgcgcgcgcacacacacacacacatcactgcacacacacatatcactgcacaccccccccctcccccctccccccgggacttctgacagcctggtctccggacttctgacagccacttgcacacatccatccatccatccatccccccccccccccccccacgagagcccgcccctccactcattcttaccttggagttgaagagccagcagccacgcctcccttgcaggcagaactgagcttcccaggctgaagttcttctgcacatgcgcagagctgtgctggagaggcgcgtccccggtcgtcccgacaagaagaggacaagagacttgtcggaaccaggaaccatggcaaccgaggagcaacacaggggggggcaaccctaaaggtaactgaataacttctgtttgcctaatttacaatgcacaatgtatattacaaagtgcattgtattgggcaaacagaagtaataagacctaatgtttatggccggacaacccctttaagaattattTTCGGTTACcgtgagttttttttatttttccgttgatacaGCTGTGTGGCGGCTTGTTTATTGTGGATGACTGACGGTTTTTAGTTctattattttggggtacatacgactttttgaccgTTTTTAGTTACATTTTTTCTAGGTAAACCAAAAAGTGGAATTCTGGttttgtatactatttttttttggacgatgttcaccgatattttaatagatcagacttacaGGCGCAGCattaccaaatgtgttttttcttttatgcCCCTTTCAGAATTAAATCGTTTACAGCTGCTATTATTGTTATCTTCAATCACAGCTGTTGTGGCTGGAGGTGAGATGTCATAGACAGCAGACCCCCtccatgtatggagcaggctccgcTCCCgggcccactccatacaaaccatgCGCACATCTGCttggcatgtgaaaaaaaaaaaatccggcctcctccaccccttaatagctggccatcactcacctcatttccccatcgctcattacaatactgtgatgggcgggaggaaatgcaattaccagtaaatgtaaaataatcatagacatgtgctgcaatgtcattaccaaaaaaaaacaaaaaaacggcccttaatagccggccatcgagcaccaatgtgtttcccctgcacccgtggcagcaccatcagctgctgctgtcattggttcggggaaatccatctactggtaagaaaacaaaaatatttttgttaagGTCTTTAGTATAGCGCAcatgtctatgattctatgggcgcagatgttgtggcgcctgtacttaccgccagctgggtggtactgctggcacactcctaGGCAGTCCCTCGGCGTTCTTTCTCCTGGTGCTCTCACGGGGGCTCAGTAGGGCTGCTCGCTCCGGTGGTCTTAGAGCtggtgtctaagagggtcttcaagttggagaatgaaaaccctctgaacatggcctgGTCTTTAGGTGACGGGCggaagtccttggcctctgctgcttccacggcgtCCAGATGGAATGGCTCTAGATGTTCAGGCTTAGATGACTGCAAGAAAAAGGAGAAACAATTCTGATTATGGTGAGAAGAGTTTTCCAATGTGAGACAGTTATGACGTATCTACGGTTCTGGCTGTACTAGAGAGAAAgaatagcggggggggggggaggtcactgAGGTCAGATCCCCAACAATTAGGCTAATATGGCATATTCTGTGAATACACCATATATGCTGTAGACAGGGATAGCATTTTGAGGCTTTGATTTCTTGAAACTCCGgacctgtgcctgcaataccaggcacagccactaaatgatatatggcactgtgcctggtatacaaggAAGATCCCGCAGTGCTCAcctcccactgatctgatattgatagcctatcctaagaataagtcatcaatatttaatgtGGCTTTCCAATCATGAACTATTGATGGTCCATCCTCTGGATAGACACTCAGTAGTAGATCGGGAATGGCGCCCTCACCATTCAGGATTTTTTACAACTTCTGTTCATTTACTTACCTCAAggatgtgcggtgggggcaccctcagggattccacagagatccagtcgatTTGCTGGAAAAAACGGTGTTTTCGGATGTCTCTGTTAACTCCTAGACGCTTGGCCGGGTTTCTCTTCAGGAGCTGAAATGAGAAATGTAGTTGTGGttactgactataattacaagaatctgactagaaaagacaataaaagcatcacaaataATTTTTACAACATTAGCAACTCAAAAAAGTAaaagggacctgcttacctgtaagATGATgctcttcgctccggaggtggactcattgaagagtttgtgatgatacttgCGCTCACCAGTAATCATTTGATTGatgatgactccaaatgaaaaccaatcgacggcggcgttatattcctctctggcgtccatctgccataaacagaaaacagttagctggtaaataagttctacatcattgATAACTTCGACCGTAATAGAAAGCCATTACATGGGATCTGTGTACTGCTCTAGGCGAGCGCTGAGACCGCAGTCCTCTATACCATCCCTGGACTGCTGTCTCCACGATCCATGACCCAAGAACATTAATACATTTATGTTAAGTAATGGTATGAAGAGTCTgatcctctcacctcaggagcaacatagccttcggttccagcataatcgttggccgttcggtctccgtacatgttctctaaggccagaccgaaatcggtgatctttaCATGGCCCGTCTCAGCCACCAGGATATTCTCGGGCTTCAGGTCTCTATGGATGATTCCCATGGtgtggaggtgctggatgccgcacaccatctccgcagcgtagaatctggcGCTGTTGACATCAAGCGGTCCCTTTGACTGGAGGAgttggtccaggtccccgcagcttaggtactccaatccaagcagaacgtgcatctgtaatgtagaagagacatataaggaggttggttaatatgaagttatactacaaagtccacatctacggtgaACATAGCAGTGGagtttggagatgtgtgataacaactataccttggtctgaaatgcaaattctgcatggacgaggaagcgactcccagacgtcagctgcaacacacggtgctccaccatcacatctGCAAGCTCCACTTCCGCTAGCAGGGCTCTCTTCCTGATCACTTTCACTGCATACCGCTGGCAGGTAacggtgtcttct
The Eleutherodactylus coqui strain aEleCoq1 chromosome 11, aEleCoq1.hap1, whole genome shotgun sequence genome window above contains:
- the LOC136581715 gene encoding protein kinase C theta type-like encodes the protein MRLRFHHVLGRGAYGEVVLAEDTVTCQRYAVKVIRKRALLAEVELADVMVEHRVLQLTSGSRFLVHAEFAFQTKMHVLLGLEYLSCGDLDQLLQSKGPLDVNSARFYAAEMVCGIQHLHTMGIIHRDLKPENILVAETGHVKITDFGLALENMYGDRTANDYAGTEGYVAPEMDAREEYNAAVDWFSFGVIINQMITGERKYHHKLFNESTSGAKSIILQLLKRNPAKRLGVNRDIRKHRFFQQIDWISVESLRVPPPHILESSKPEHLEPFHLDAVEAAEAKDFRPSPKDQAMFRGFSFSNLKTLLDTSSKTTGASSPTEPP